Proteins encoded within one genomic window of Chlorobaculum sp. MV4-Y:
- the lepA gene encoding translation elongation factor 4, whose product MPSTGTEVGMIRNFCIIAHIDHGKSTLADRLLEVTHTLERNQMSTAQVLDDMDLERERGITIKSHAVQMRYKAKDGQDYILNLIDTPGHVDFSYEVSRSLAACEGALLVVDATQGVEAQTIANLYLAIEAGLEIIPVINKIDLPSSDVEGVARQIIDLIGVNRDEILQVSAKAGIGVDELMEAIVARVPAPADNRQMPLRALIFDSVFDAYRGAIAYIRIVDGVLKKGDRVRFFANDKIFLADEIGTMSLKRNPADTLEAGNVGYLICSIKDVKDAKVGDTVTLLDNPASKRLAGYKDVKPMVFSGLYPVESNEFEDLRESLEKLSLNDASLVYTPETSAALGFGFRCGFLGLLHMEIIQERLEREYGVNIITTVPNVEYRVIMTSGETVEVDNPSKMPETTKINWVEEPYVSMQIITMSEYIGNIMKLGMERRGEYKNTDYLDTSRVNIHFEFPLGEVVFDFHDKLKSISKGYASMDYEYIGYRRSDLVKLDVLLNGEPVDALSSIVHRSKSYEWGRKLCQKLKGIIPRQMYEVAIQAAIGSRVIARESISAMRKNVLAKCYGGDISRKRKLLEKQKEGKKRMKQVGRVEVPQEAFLAVLNIDE is encoded by the coding sequence ATGCCTTCGACAGGAACAGAAGTCGGCATGATCAGAAATTTCTGCATTATCGCCCATATCGACCACGGCAAATCGACCCTTGCCGACCGGCTTCTCGAAGTGACCCATACCCTTGAACGCAACCAGATGTCCACCGCCCAGGTGCTCGACGACATGGATCTCGAACGCGAGCGCGGTATCACCATCAAGAGCCACGCGGTGCAGATGCGCTACAAGGCGAAGGATGGGCAGGACTATATTCTCAACCTTATCGACACGCCTGGTCACGTCGATTTCAGCTACGAGGTTTCGCGCTCGCTGGCCGCGTGCGAAGGCGCGCTGCTCGTCGTCGATGCCACGCAGGGCGTCGAGGCGCAGACCATCGCCAACCTCTACCTTGCCATTGAGGCAGGTCTCGAAATCATTCCGGTGATCAACAAAATCGACCTGCCCTCTTCGGATGTCGAGGGTGTAGCGCGACAGATTATAGACCTGATCGGCGTCAACCGTGACGAAATCCTTCAGGTGTCGGCCAAGGCCGGCATCGGTGTGGACGAACTGATGGAGGCGATCGTGGCGCGTGTGCCCGCACCGGCGGATAACCGCCAGATGCCGCTCCGTGCACTCATTTTCGACTCGGTATTCGACGCTTATCGTGGTGCGATTGCCTATATCAGAATCGTGGACGGCGTGCTGAAGAAAGGAGACCGGGTGCGCTTTTTCGCCAACGACAAGATTTTTCTTGCTGACGAAATCGGCACCATGAGCCTGAAGCGCAATCCGGCCGATACCCTCGAAGCAGGCAACGTGGGTTACCTGATCTGTTCGATCAAGGATGTCAAGGATGCCAAGGTTGGTGACACCGTGACGCTGCTCGACAATCCCGCTTCGAAGCGGCTTGCCGGCTATAAGGATGTGAAACCGATGGTGTTCAGCGGCCTCTATCCTGTCGAATCGAATGAGTTCGAGGATCTGCGCGAGTCGCTTGAAAAGCTCTCGCTCAACGACGCCTCACTGGTCTACACGCCCGAGACCTCGGCGGCGCTCGGCTTCGGCTTCCGCTGCGGCTTCCTCGGTCTGTTGCACATGGAGATCATCCAGGAGAGGCTGGAGCGCGAGTACGGCGTCAACATCATTACCACGGTGCCCAACGTCGAGTACCGCGTGATCATGACCAGCGGTGAGACTGTCGAGGTGGATAACCCTTCGAAGATGCCGGAGACGACCAAGATTAACTGGGTCGAGGAGCCGTACGTGTCGATGCAGATCATCACCATGTCGGAGTACATCGGCAACATCATGAAGCTTGGCATGGAGCGTCGCGGCGAGTACAAGAACACCGACTATCTCGACACGTCGAGGGTGAATATTCATTTTGAGTTCCCGCTCGGCGAGGTGGTGTTCGATTTCCACGACAAGCTCAAGTCGATCTCCAAAGGCTACGCCTCGATGGATTACGAGTACATCGGCTACCGCCGTTCCGATCTGGTCAAGCTCGACGTGCTGCTCAATGGCGAGCCGGTCGATGCCCTGTCGTCGATCGTGCACCGCTCGAAGTCCTACGAGTGGGGGCGCAAGCTCTGCCAGAAGCTCAAGGGCATCATTCCCCGCCAGATGTACGAGGTGGCGATTCAGGCGGCCATCGGCAGCCGGGTGATCGCCCGCGAGAGCATTTCAGCCATGCGCAAGAACGTGCTCGCCAAGTGCTACGGCGGCGATATCAGCCGTAAGCGCAAGCTGCTCGAAAAGCAGAAAGAGGGCAAGAAGCGCATGAAGCAGGTCGGCCGGGTCGAGGTGCCGCAGGAAGCCTTCCTTGCCGTTCTGAACATCGATGAATAA
- the fmt gene encoding methionyl-tRNA formyltransferase, with the protein MRVVFMGTPEFAVPSLRRIAAMTPRFETVLVVTGCDKPRRSKNSPPEPTPVKQAALELGLPVLEADDVRSHDFAVRIAAARPDVIVVAAFRILPPEVFELSALGTFNLHGSLLPAYRGAAPVNWSIINGDAETGVTTFFLQKSVDTGNIITMDRTSIGRDENAFELLNRLSEIGAGTVERTLKMIADGAVTPQKQDERLATKAPKLTRENTRIDWNQPVQRLHDFIRGLALKPTAWTTFGEKSLKIYKAKPCAIEAAPDEPGTLRIADGRLLVAGTDGWLELLSVQAEGKKAMDGESFARGLRAGEERLRFL; encoded by the coding sequence TTGAGAGTTGTTTTTATGGGAACTCCGGAGTTCGCCGTTCCTTCGCTGCGCCGTATCGCGGCCATGACGCCACGCTTCGAGACGGTGCTGGTCGTCACCGGCTGCGACAAGCCGCGCCGCAGCAAAAACTCACCACCTGAGCCGACGCCGGTCAAACAGGCGGCGCTCGAACTGGGCTTGCCGGTGCTCGAAGCTGACGATGTTCGAAGCCACGACTTTGCCGTGCGAATCGCCGCGGCCCGTCCCGACGTGATCGTGGTTGCCGCTTTCCGCATCCTGCCTCCCGAGGTGTTCGAGCTGTCTGCACTGGGGACCTTCAACCTGCACGGCTCGCTGCTTCCCGCCTATCGCGGAGCCGCGCCGGTCAACTGGTCGATCATCAATGGCGATGCTGAGACTGGCGTGACCACTTTTTTCCTTCAGAAGTCGGTTGATACCGGCAACATCATCACGATGGATCGTACGTCGATTGGCCGCGACGAGAACGCTTTCGAGTTGCTCAATCGCCTTTCGGAGATCGGTGCGGGCACCGTCGAACGCACGCTGAAGATGATCGCCGATGGTGCGGTGACTCCGCAGAAACAGGATGAGCGGCTCGCCACGAAAGCGCCGAAGCTGACCCGCGAGAACACCCGTATCGACTGGAACCAGCCGGTGCAACGCCTGCACGACTTCATTCGCGGTCTTGCGCTGAAACCTACCGCATGGACGACTTTCGGCGAAAAAAGCCTGAAAATCTACAAGGCGAAGCCCTGTGCCATTGAAGCCGCGCCGGATGAACCGGGGACGCTACGCATCGCGGACGGGCGGCTGCTCGTGGCCGGGACCGACGGCTGGCTCGAACTGCTCAGCGTGCAGGCCGAGGGCAAAAAGGCGATGGATGGTGAATCGTTCGCTCGCGGACTTCGCGCCGGAGAGGAGAGGCTTCGCTTTTTATGA
- the def gene encoding peptide deformylase, translating to MILPINTYSDPVLAMKAKPLKGVDSAIEELIAEMFDTMYKAPGIGLAAPQVGHSLRLVVVDISTIKEYADFKPMVVINPRIVSVRGRNMMEEGCLSVPGVAGDVVRPSSITLHYRDEKFEEHTADFHSMMARVLQHEIDHLDGTLFVDRMDKRDRRKIQKELDAIAEGRVKADYPLARDAKRVEAEA from the coding sequence ATGATTTTACCGATTAATACATACAGCGACCCGGTACTCGCCATGAAAGCCAAACCTCTGAAAGGGGTCGATTCAGCAATTGAGGAGCTGATTGCCGAGATGTTCGACACCATGTACAAAGCGCCAGGCATCGGTCTTGCTGCACCGCAGGTGGGCCACTCGCTACGCCTGGTAGTGGTGGATATTTCCACAATAAAGGAGTATGCCGATTTCAAACCGATGGTGGTGATCAATCCGCGCATCGTTTCGGTTCGTGGGCGCAACATGATGGAGGAGGGGTGCCTCAGCGTGCCTGGTGTCGCAGGTGACGTCGTCCGCCCGTCGTCGATCACCCTGCACTATCGCGACGAGAAGTTCGAGGAGCATACCGCCGATTTTCACAGCATGATGGCCCGTGTGCTTCAGCACGAGATCGACCATCTCGATGGCACGCTCTTCGTTGACCGCATGGACAAGCGCGATCGTCGCAAAATTCAGAAAGAGCTTGATGCTATTGCTGAAGGACGGGTGAAGGCCGACTATCCGCTGGCCCGTGATGCCAAACGCGTTGAAGCGGAGGCCTGA
- a CDS encoding Fur family transcriptional regulator: MKDEGLRCTQERLSVLREIYRTNTHLDADELFVRLREKGVAISRATVYHTLDLLFRFNLVTKIDLGHKHTHYEKSWGVANHLHIICLKCGHVSEATSSELPGMMEKLCGEHGYSLGSFSLQLFGECLDKEACAGRIKNKHKQKA, encoded by the coding sequence ATGAAGGATGAGGGGCTTCGATGTACCCAGGAGCGACTCAGCGTACTCAGGGAGATTTATCGCACAAACACCCATCTCGATGCCGACGAACTTTTTGTCCGGCTGCGCGAAAAGGGTGTTGCCATTTCACGGGCCACGGTCTATCACACCCTCGACCTGCTCTTCAGATTCAACCTCGTCACCAAGATCGATCTCGGCCACAAGCACACCCACTACGAAAAATCCTGGGGCGTGGCCAACCATCTGCACATCATCTGCCTGAAGTGCGGCCATGTGTCGGAAGCAACGAGCAGCGAACTGCCCGGCATGATGGAAAAACTCTGCGGAGAGCACGGCTATTCGCTCGGCAGCTTCAGCTTGCAGCTGTTCGGGGAGTGCCTCGACAAAGAGGCCTGCGCCGGGCGGATCAAAAACAAGCACAAACAGAAAGCCTGA
- a CDS encoding DMT family transporter: MPWLYLILAIVAEVSGTTSMKLSAGFTKPVPSVLIFVFYGLSLTFLTLALRTLPVGMSYAVWSALGTALITAIGVLWFGEGINALKVISLILIIAGIAGLHFSQEHMK, from the coding sequence ATGCCCTGGCTCTACCTGATCCTCGCTATCGTCGCCGAAGTCTCCGGCACCACCAGCATGAAGCTCTCGGCGGGCTTCACCAAGCCGGTACCATCGGTTTTGATTTTCGTTTTTTACGGCCTGAGTCTTACTTTCCTCACACTGGCGCTCAGGACTTTGCCTGTCGGTATGTCCTACGCCGTCTGGTCGGCGCTCGGCACGGCGCTCATCACGGCAATCGGCGTGCTCTGGTTCGGAGAAGGAATAAACGCGCTCAAGGTGATCTCCCTGATCCTGATCATCGCGGGCATCGCCGGATTGCATTTCAGTCAGGAACACATGAAGTAA
- the proB gene encoding glutamate 5-kinase: protein MSHQHPVYKRIVVKVGTNVITGRDGKLDPAILDSLTSQIASLMQGGVEVILVTSGAVGAGRGIVSLSGNLTPVETRQVLAATGQIRLINAYNDRFEKHGMTGAQLLVTKGDFRDRQHYLNMRTCFEALLQQKIVPIVNENDAVAVTELMFTDNDELSGLIASMLRVDAHIILSNVDGLFDTQTEGNPVIEEIDPDSKNFSQYIRPGKSEFGRGGMLTKCTIAHKLSRLGITVHIANGTTPGILQKIAKGEKTGTKFIAQKPKQSRKRWIALSEGLEKGAVIINQGAIDALTSGERATSLLPIGITDVEGSFLRGDVIRICSGDGKVIGYGMASCTAEKARSAMGQKGHKPVIHYDHLYLVP from the coding sequence ATGAGTCACCAACATCCGGTTTACAAACGAATCGTCGTCAAGGTTGGCACCAACGTCATCACGGGGCGCGATGGCAAGCTCGATCCGGCGATTCTCGACAGCCTGACCTCGCAGATCGCCTCGCTCATGCAGGGCGGCGTCGAAGTCATTCTCGTCACCTCCGGCGCGGTCGGCGCGGGGCGCGGCATCGTGTCGCTCAGCGGCAATCTGACGCCGGTCGAAACGCGGCAGGTGCTGGCCGCCACCGGGCAGATCCGGCTCATCAACGCCTACAACGACCGTTTCGAAAAACACGGCATGACCGGCGCACAGTTGCTCGTTACGAAGGGCGATTTCCGCGACCGCCAGCACTACCTCAACATGCGCACCTGCTTCGAAGCACTGCTTCAGCAGAAGATCGTGCCGATCGTCAACGAGAACGACGCCGTAGCGGTCACCGAGCTGATGTTCACCGACAACGACGAACTTTCCGGCCTCATCGCCTCGATGTTGCGGGTTGATGCGCACATCATCCTCTCCAACGTGGACGGCCTGTTCGATACGCAAACTGAGGGCAACCCGGTGATCGAAGAGATCGATCCCGACTCGAAGAACTTCAGCCAGTACATCCGCCCCGGAAAATCGGAGTTCGGGCGCGGCGGAATGCTCACCAAGTGCACCATTGCGCACAAACTCTCGCGCCTCGGCATCACCGTACACATCGCCAACGGCACCACCCCGGGCATCTTGCAGAAGATCGCGAAGGGCGAAAAAACCGGCACGAAGTTCATCGCCCAGAAGCCCAAGCAGAGCCGCAAGCGCTGGATCGCGCTCAGCGAAGGACTCGAAAAGGGAGCAGTCATCATCAACCAGGGCGCCATCGACGCCCTCACCTCCGGCGAAAGGGCCACGAGCCTCCTGCCCATCGGCATCACCGACGTCGAAGGAAGCTTTCTGCGCGGCGATGTCATCCGCATCTGCTCCGGAGATGGCAAGGTCATCGGCTACGGCATGGCCTCCTGCACCGCCGAAAAAGCCCGCTCAGCGATGGGACAGAAAGGCCACAAGCCGGTCATCCACTACGATCATCTGTATCTGGTGCCGTAA
- a CDS encoding NADPH-dependent FMN reductase, with the protein MNTYRIAVFVGSIRRESLNRRLADALIRLAPADFTFYHLKIDDLPLYNQDDEEHPTEAMQRLRREIAEADGLMIVTPEYNRSIPGLLKNAIDHGSRPSGHNAWEGKPAGMIGVSPSACGTAMAQQHLRNILAVLDVPTMAQPEAFIGYYDGLFDEAGCIGLKSRDFLQNWMNRFAAWVRLHARRVSE; encoded by the coding sequence ATGAACACTTACCGTATCGCCGTGTTTGTCGGCAGCATCAGGCGTGAATCACTGAACCGCAGGCTTGCCGACGCGCTCATCCGGCTCGCGCCCGCCGACTTTACGTTTTACCACCTGAAGATCGATGACCTTCCACTCTACAATCAGGATGATGAGGAGCATCCGACCGAAGCGATGCAGCGCCTGCGGCGTGAGATCGCCGAGGCTGACGGCCTTATGATCGTCACACCCGAATACAACCGCTCGATTCCCGGTCTCCTCAAGAACGCCATTGACCACGGCTCGCGCCCCAGCGGCCACAACGCCTGGGAGGGCAAACCGGCCGGCATGATCGGCGTGTCGCCAAGCGCTTGCGGCACGGCGATGGCCCAGCAGCATCTGCGCAATATTCTCGCCGTGCTCGATGTTCCCACAATGGCCCAGCCAGAAGCCTTCATCGGCTATTATGATGGATTGTTCGACGAAGCGGGATGCATCGGCCTGAAAAGCCGCGACTTCCTGCAAAACTGGATGAACCGCTTTGCCGCGTGGGTAAGGCTGCACGCCCGGCGAGTTTCTGAATGA
- a CDS encoding DUF4403 family protein, translating to MKKALLVTGLVASLLAALGFWLHQSYTILKTKPPVPLKSDVELERPSSFCNLPISIEHAVLANYLNGKIRGNFLNADLWLQEKHKERISLALTREENITISSNGRQLFCTFPVSAEARLTDSRLGKSLAKLLVRPVRAKAIFTFSTPISLDRNWRLRTRFRIVDVRWEEEPVVKIGPFCKNIRADVDSLLTGNSRGLTALLDSEIHKAASLSPTIGEVWHDLQKPIVLTRKPLPVWLRFRCNSITGNIALNRRAIVCNTRIRTSMRMLTDTTAMLPPTPLPRFRQTPRDSISTISDVNFYSLAPFASINRHLNDFFMNRSFSRSGYDIVVRSVEAYGSSSGLSVAIMTDRDLKGHVIMSGRPRYDIPTDTISIDNFNYSLDTGQPVVRTGELLLHDAIRDSIATRLDVQIGSFVNRLPQIITSAVSRAKASRTIDLTIDSLTIRKCDIRVGRNNIYLLVNATAKNALRIKRIKSGKRIRIRKQAEAKDQNPTGQLPRPPDTDNKSRFSPVTAHPLQLTNHF from the coding sequence ATGAAAAAAGCCCTCCTCGTCACCGGCCTCGTGGCCAGCCTGCTGGCTGCACTCGGCTTCTGGCTGCACCAAAGCTATACGATCCTCAAAACCAAACCCCCCGTGCCTCTGAAGAGCGACGTCGAACTCGAACGCCCGTCATCGTTTTGCAACCTGCCCATCAGCATCGAACACGCCGTACTGGCCAACTACCTGAACGGCAAGATTCGCGGCAACTTTCTGAACGCCGACCTGTGGCTGCAAGAAAAGCACAAGGAGCGCATCAGCCTCGCCCTGACCCGGGAGGAGAACATCACCATTAGCTCGAATGGTCGCCAGCTCTTCTGCACCTTTCCGGTTTCGGCGGAAGCGCGGCTCACCGACAGCCGCCTCGGGAAGTCCCTGGCCAAGCTGCTGGTGAGGCCGGTTCGCGCCAAAGCGATCTTCACCTTTTCGACGCCGATCTCGCTCGACCGGAACTGGCGTCTCCGGACGCGATTCCGCATCGTGGATGTTCGGTGGGAAGAGGAGCCGGTGGTCAAGATCGGGCCGTTCTGCAAAAACATCCGGGCTGACGTCGACTCCCTGCTCACCGGTAACAGCCGCGGCCTGACCGCCCTTCTCGACTCCGAAATCCACAAAGCGGCAAGTCTCTCCCCCACCATTGGCGAGGTCTGGCATGATCTGCAAAAACCGATTGTGCTAACGCGAAAGCCGCTGCCCGTCTGGCTTCGTTTCCGCTGCAACAGCATCACCGGTAACATCGCCCTGAACAGGAGGGCCATAGTCTGCAACACCCGCATCAGAACCAGCATGAGGATGCTGACCGACACCACGGCGATGCTTCCGCCAACGCCGCTGCCCCGGTTCCGGCAAACGCCAAGAGACAGCATCTCGACCATCTCCGATGTCAACTTCTACTCCCTGGCCCCCTTCGCCAGCATCAACAGGCACCTCAATGATTTCTTCATGAACCGGAGCTTCAGCCGCTCGGGATACGACATCGTCGTACGCAGCGTCGAAGCATACGGTTCGTCAAGCGGGCTTTCGGTAGCCATCATGACAGACCGCGACCTGAAAGGCCACGTCATCATGAGCGGACGGCCACGCTACGACATACCGACCGACACCATCAGCATCGACAATTTCAACTACTCCCTCGATACCGGCCAGCCGGTTGTCCGCACCGGCGAACTCCTGCTGCACGACGCCATTCGCGACAGCATCGCCACGCGGCTCGACGTGCAGATCGGCTCATTCGTCAACCGCTTGCCGCAAATCATCACCAGCGCGGTCTCCAGAGCCAAAGCAAGCAGAACCATCGATCTGACCATCGACAGCCTCACCATCCGCAAATGCGATATCCGCGTCGGAAGAAACAACATCTATCTTCTGGTCAACGCCACCGCGAAAAACGCCCTGCGCATCAAGCGGATCAAATCCGGCAAGCGCATCAGAATCCGCAAACAAGCAGAAGCAAAGGATCAAAACCCCACCGGTCAGCTCCCCCGGCCTCCGGACACAGACAACAAATCCCGATTCTCACCAGTCACGGCACACCCGTTGCAGCTCACCAATCACTTCTGA
- a CDS encoding uridine kinase has product MLKAQSIRVKILHTDNYHRIYPLDRREHRISNNYELVGVEEYDWDLLHRNIDDFRQNRKGSVPCINIITEEVDELVTDFNNIRVLVIDGLYAIRTERVDLRVFIDLTYHETKLSQLLRGKEPADGYRWSAPEREHCHVRSLMRLADLHANRNYQVLDPASRQSIHVKRSP; this is encoded by the coding sequence TTGCTCAAAGCTCAAAGCATCCGTGTCAAGATTCTCCATACCGACAACTACCACCGCATCTATCCCCTCGACCGCCGGGAACACCGGATCAGCAACAACTACGAACTGGTCGGCGTGGAAGAGTATGACTGGGACTTGTTGCATCGCAACATCGACGATTTCCGCCAGAACCGCAAGGGTTCCGTGCCCTGCATCAACATCATCACCGAAGAGGTCGATGAACTGGTTACCGATTTCAACAATATCCGGGTGCTCGTCATCGACGGCCTCTACGCCATCCGCACCGAGAGAGTTGACCTGCGGGTTTTCATCGACCTCACCTACCACGAAACCAAGCTCAGCCAGCTCCTGCGCGGCAAGGAACCAGCGGACGGCTACCGCTGGAGTGCGCCCGAACGCGAGCACTGTCACGTCCGGTCGCTGATGCGCCTGGCCGATCTGCATGCGAACCGGAACTATCAAGTGCTCGATCCCGCTTCAAGACAGAGTATCCACGTCAAGCGATCGCCATGA
- a CDS encoding nitroreductase family protein, translating into MNETISTILKRRSVRAYRPDPVEKADIDLMLQAARHAPSAMNQQPWHFTVIRNPELLRKLEEHCKSAFLESTNEALREIAKQEGFSVFYHAPLMVIISGDPGALAAQYDCTLAMENMLLAATSLGLGSCWTNAIMMYHATEKGKAKFRELGITFPEGYQPYAAAAVGYPATPWPDAPPKKPDCVTFMD; encoded by the coding sequence ATGAACGAAACCATTTCCACGATCCTCAAGCGCCGCAGCGTGCGTGCCTACCGTCCCGATCCAGTCGAAAAGGCCGATATCGACCTGATGCTCCAGGCTGCCCGTCACGCTCCCAGCGCCATGAACCAGCAGCCGTGGCACTTCACGGTCATCCGCAACCCCGAGCTGCTCCGAAAGCTCGAAGAGCACTGCAAGAGCGCGTTCCTCGAATCAACAAACGAAGCGCTGCGGGAAATCGCCAAACAGGAGGGGTTCAGCGTCTTCTACCATGCTCCGCTGATGGTTATCATCTCCGGCGATCCGGGAGCGCTTGCCGCGCAGTACGACTGCACGCTCGCCATGGAGAACATGCTGCTCGCCGCCACCTCGCTCGGCCTCGGAAGCTGCTGGACGAATGCCATCATGATGTACCATGCCACCGAAAAAGGCAAGGCGAAGTTCAGGGAACTCGGCATCACCTTCCCGGAAGGCTACCAGCCCTACGCCGCGGCAGCCGTCGGCTACCCGGCAACTCCCTGGCCCGACGCCCCGCCCAAAAAGCCGGATTGCGTCACGTTCATGGATTGA
- a CDS encoding bifunctional metallophosphatase/5'-nucleotidase: MIDHHTLPRFFHPDSGNRPVKPRRFELLMVIVSLVAALHLLPATIVFAEPERLTVLFTNDMHSHLSPHHEIARNGTVRDVGGYARLAGAIEQERKRTDGNTLLVDAGDFTQGTLYHTVLPEQALELRLMGAMGYDVANFGNHDFDFRPSGAAGMLRAARAKAQVLPQLVISNLRFSDSDPGDDTLKQVFRDYPVRDYTVIERNGLHIGIFGLLGKDAAEDASFARPVTFSDPVEAARKTVKILKEREKVDLVICLSHSGTSPDKAHSEDEKLATAAPGIDVIVSGHTHTILQLPIKAGKTLIVSAGSYGTWLGVLDLKVGKNRKIEVTGYHLRKIDASVPEDRNIARTIDGFRSLVEERYLSHFGYRFDQVLAFQPFNGQTIEETYAKPGETGLGNLVTDAYRCAVEEAEGHRRHIDTAVDVLGCIRSSLFKGDIRVSDVFQTASLGPVQYGYCGNTIVVIYLTGSDLKNLLEVHTSIAPSKKDALLSLSGIRFSYNPNRVLFDRVTSIEIEGADNRYRLIEKERLYSVAINSYLASLIDLIDTKSFGLLTITPRDKAGNPVGKKDENKLTVTRNGEPLREWVALAEYLSSFPKKNGIATIPERYAKPEGRITTEASWNPIALLAGGNWITATAAMLIVAAVILVVLLMRQVVLKSRR, from the coding sequence ATGATCGACCACCACACCTTGCCCCGCTTCTTTCATCCGGATTCCGGAAACCGGCCAGTGAAACCGCGCCGGTTCGAGCTGCTGATGGTTATCGTTTCACTCGTCGCCGCGTTGCACCTGCTCCCGGCAACGATTGTTTTTGCAGAGCCGGAAAGGCTGACCGTGCTCTTCACCAACGACATGCACTCGCACCTCTCGCCACATCACGAAATTGCACGCAATGGAACCGTACGGGATGTCGGCGGCTACGCCCGGCTGGCCGGAGCGATCGAACAGGAGCGCAAACGGACGGACGGGAACACGCTTCTTGTCGATGCAGGCGACTTCACCCAGGGGACGCTCTACCATACCGTCCTGCCGGAGCAAGCACTTGAACTTCGCCTGATGGGCGCGATGGGTTACGACGTCGCCAACTTCGGCAACCACGATTTCGACTTCCGCCCATCCGGTGCTGCCGGAATGCTCCGCGCCGCGCGCGCCAAAGCGCAGGTGCTGCCTCAACTGGTCATCTCGAACCTCCGCTTCAGCGACAGCGACCCGGGCGACGACACGCTGAAACAGGTTTTTCGCGACTACCCGGTGCGCGATTATACGGTCATCGAGCGCAACGGGCTGCACATCGGCATTTTCGGTCTGCTCGGCAAGGATGCAGCCGAAGACGCGAGCTTCGCCAGACCAGTCACCTTCTCCGATCCAGTCGAAGCAGCAAGAAAAACCGTGAAGATTCTGAAGGAGCGCGAAAAGGTTGACCTCGTCATCTGCCTGTCGCACAGCGGCACCAGTCCGGACAAAGCACACTCCGAAGATGAAAAACTCGCCACTGCCGCACCCGGCATCGACGTCATCGTCAGCGGCCACACCCACACGATTCTGCAGTTGCCGATCAAGGCGGGAAAAACGCTCATCGTCTCCGCCGGATCGTACGGCACATGGCTCGGCGTGCTTGATCTGAAGGTCGGTAAGAACCGCAAGATTGAGGTGACGGGATACCACCTGCGGAAAATCGATGCGAGCGTGCCGGAAGACCGGAATATCGCCCGCACCATCGACGGCTTCCGGAGTCTCGTCGAAGAGCGCTACCTCTCGCACTTCGGCTACCGCTTCGACCAGGTGCTCGCCTTTCAGCCGTTCAACGGCCAGACCATCGAAGAGACCTATGCCAAACCCGGCGAAACCGGTCTCGGCAACCTCGTCACCGATGCCTACCGCTGCGCCGTCGAAGAGGCAGAGGGCCACCGCCGCCATATCGACACCGCTGTCGATGTGCTCGGCTGCATCCGTTCGTCGCTCTTCAAAGGCGACATCCGCGTGTCGGACGTTTTCCAGACCGCCTCGCTCGGCCCGGTGCAATACGGCTATTGCGGCAACACCATCGTGGTCATTTATCTCACTGGCAGTGACCTGAAAAACCTGCTCGAAGTCCACACCAGCATCGCCCCGTCGAAAAAGGATGCCCTCCTGAGCCTCTCCGGCATCAGGTTCAGCTACAACCCCAACCGCGTGCTGTTCGACCGCGTGACCTCAATCGAAATCGAAGGGGCCGACAACCGCTATCGACTGATTGAAAAAGAGCGCCTCTACAGCGTGGCCATCAACTCCTATCTGGCCAGCCTCATCGACCTGATCGACACAAAATCTTTCGGGCTCCTGACGATCACGCCGAGAGACAAAGCTGGCAATCCGGTGGGCAAAAAAGATGAAAACAAGCTTACGGTAACACGGAATGGAGAGCCGCTGCGCGAATGGGTCGCCCTCGCCGAATACCTCTCGTCGTTCCCGAAAAAGAACGGCATTGCAACGATACCCGAACGCTACGCCAAACCCGAAGGCCGCATCACCACCGAAGCCTCATGGAACCCCATCGCCCTCCTCGCAGGAGGCAACTGGATCACAGCAACAGCCGCCATGCTGATCGTTGCTGCGGTGATACTTGTGGTTTTACTGATGCGCCAGGTTGTACTGAAAAGCAGGCGGTAG
- a CDS encoding helix-turn-helix domain-containing protein translates to MGVSQPIVGRIESSLGSQAHSPSLNTLRRYAQACGMKLVIQMVRKNDEGWK, encoded by the coding sequence ATGGGTGTGTCGCAACCGATTGTAGGAAGAATCGAATCCAGCCTTGGCAGCCAGGCCCACTCCCCATCGCTGAACACCCTCCGCAGATACGCTCAGGCTTGTGGAATGAAACTGGTGATTCAGATGGTGAGAAAGAATGATGAAGGATGGAAATGA